Part of the Yersinia hibernica genome, GATAGCTATCCATTGCCGTGCCGCATTTCTGACAACGACGGCGGGCGCGCAATGCGTTAGTTTCTGCATCATCACCTTCCAGGATATTGAGAATTTCAGTTTCCGGCACCAGATTGATGGTGGTTTTGCAACGTTCTTTCGGGGGTAATGCATAGCCCGAACACCCTAAGAACACACCGGTGCTGGCGGTACGAATCCCCATTGGACGGCCACAGGTTGGGCAATCAATGCTGGTCATCACCATCTGATTTGGGCGCATACCGCCCTCTTCAGGATCTTTTTCAGCTTTTTCAAGTTGCTCGCTGAATTCGGCGAAGAAGCCATCCAACACCGCTTTCCACTCAGCCTGATCATTAGCCACCTGATCCAGACCACTTTCCATGCGCGCGGTGAAGTCGTAATTCATCAGCTCGCGGAAGTTTTCTTCCAAACGGTCAGTGACAATCTCACCCATTTTCTCGGCATAGAAACGACGGTTTTCGACCCGGACATAACCGCGGTCTTGAATGGTCGAAATAATCGATGCATAGGTAGATGGGCGGCCAATGCCACGTTTTTCCAACTCTTTCACCAATGATGCTTCACTGTAACGCGCCGGTGGCTTGGTGAAGTGTTGGCTGGGGATAAGCTTTTGTAAATCCAACTCACTGCCCACTTCAATCACTGGCAGAGTCCGGTCTTCATCGCCTTTACGCAGGGCGGGCATCACCTTCGTCCAACCATCGAATCGCAAGGTTCGGCCTTTCGCCCGCAGTTGGAAATCACCCGCCTGCACCGTCAAGGTGGTCGAATCATATTTGGCCGGTGTCATCTGACAGGCCACAAACTGACGCCAAATCAGCTGATACAGCTTCTGGGCATCGGCTTCCATATCTTTTAACTGCTCAGCCAGCACATTCACATCAGATGGGCGAATAGCTTCATGCGCTTCTTGTGAATTCTCTTTGCTGCTGTATTGGTTAGGTGCAGATGGCAAGTATTTATCGCCAAAATTATCACCAATATATCCGCGCACCATGGTCAAAGCATCCTGACTCAGGTTGGTGGAGTCAGTACGCATATAAGTGATATGGCCCGCTTCATACAAGCGCTGCGCCATCATCATGGTTTTCTTCACACCAAAGCTCAGGCGGGTACTGGCAGCCTGCTGCAAGGTTGAAGTAATGAACGGCGCACCCGGCTTGCTGCTGGTCGGTTTGTCTTCACGATCCAGCACTTTATAGCGGGCGTTTTCCAGCAGCTTCAGCGCAGCGTGAGTTTGCTCGCGATTGACGGGTTTAAACGGTTTATCGTGCGCATGGGTGACTTCCATTTGAATAGGAACTTCACCTTTTGCCAGCAAATCAGCATGCAGCTCCCAATACTCTTCAGGAACGAATGCTTTAATATCCCGCTCGCGTTCAACCACTAAACGCACGGCAACCGACTGCACACGCCCTGCGGACAGGCCACGGGCAATCTTTTTCCACAACAGCGGAGAAACCATATAGCCCACAACCCGGTCCATAAAGCGACGAGCTTGCTGGGCATTCACCCGGTTAATGTTCAATTCACCCGGTTGATTAAAAGCCTGTTGGATAGCATTTTGGGTGATTTCGTTAAATACCACACGGCTAAAACGCTGGTCATCACCACCAATCACTTCCCGCAAATGCCAGGCAATCGCCTCACCTTCGCGGTCAAGGTCGGTTGCGAGATAGATGTGGTCAGCGTTTTCGGCTAATGCTTTCAGCTCGGCAACCACTTTTTCTTTGCCGGGCAAAATTTCATACTGCGCTTTCCAGCCATGATAAGGATCGACACCCATGCGGTTAACTAATGCAACCTTTTCGTCTTTCTTTACTTTAGTTTTGGGTTTGTCGGCTTTCTTGGCTTTATCTTCAGTTGAGTTAGCGCTCTTCTTACTGGCTGAGCCACTGGTCGGTAAATCACGAATGTGACCGACACTGGACTTAACCACGTAGTTATTCCCTAAATATTTATTAATAGTTTTGGCTTTTGCCGGGGACTCAACTATTACGAGAGCTTTACCCATAATTACCTTTACCTAAATTATTTCTTCTAAAAGAAGGTTTTTATCTTGCCGTACCGCGGCATTCTGCATCTCTTTTTTATATTGCGGTACTTTTTCAGGATATCAACCTGTTTTTTTTGAGCAAAGCCCTAAAAGCACTTTGCGAAGTTCAGTTGACCATCCTCAAAATCTTCGCCTGCACCCAGAGCAACAGCCGTAAACTCTGCCTTATGGCGTCAACAAAACCTTCCACCTAATAGTATAAAATCCCACACTCTACCTGATAAAAAGCGACGCGCAACCTAATTAGCTCGGAATCTGAATTTATCCAATAGTGATGACAAAGCCATCAATGACTCGAATAAACCTTAGTCGGTTTGCGAACAAATGCTAACCCGCAGTACAATGGATAAGAGAAATTACCTTGTTCTGAGGAAATATGATTGTGGTGAGGAAATATAATGATTGGAAACACAACACCTATTGAGCGTAATAAATTATTGGCAGAAGCCAATGAGATTATTCGTCAACATGAAGATTATCTGCAGGGTATGAAAGCAACAGAGGTTGAGCAAAAAGGCCCGGTATTAGTCTTTCGCGGCGAGTTTTTCCTCGATGACGCGGGGCTACCCACCGCAAAAACCACCGCGGTATTTAATATGTTCAAACATCTCGCGCATGTTTTATCTGCCAAATATCATTTAATCGATTAATTGCAGATTATTCGCTTTTGCAGCGCCCTCTTTTAGCCAGTGCGCAAAAAGGAACAGGGGGCCAAGCCCCCTGCTGTTATCGCGCCAAATTCGGATTACATTGGATTATAACAAAGGTTTCTCACCGCGTTGCCACCAGCGTAATAGTAGACGGTCAACACTTTCTGCGGCACTCCCTGTAAAGCGATCCATCAGACGTTTGCGGCGGGTATAACGCACGCCAATAACTTCGTGATTATCCATTTCAGCAATCAGTAAATCATCGCTAGTACCGATGGCATCAACCAAACCTTTTTCTTTGGCTTGGGTACCAAACCAATGTTCGCCGGTGGCGACAGCATCAATATCTAAAGAAGGCCGTTGTTGCTGGACGAACTGTTTGAACAATAGATGCGTTTCATTCAGATCTTCCCGGAATTTTTCGCGACCTTGCTCCGTATTTTCACCAAACAGTGTCAGAGTGCGTTTAAATTCACCGGCGGTGTGTAACTCGACATCAATATCGTTCTTTTTCAGTAAACGATGGAAGTTAGGTATTTGAGCCACCACGCCGATCGAGCCGATAATAGCGAAAGGTGCGCTAATGATGCGGTCCGCCACACACGCCATCATGTAGCCGCCACTGGCGGCAACTTTATCTACCGCCACGGTGAGGCGAATACCTTTATGGCGCAGGCGCTCCAATTGTGACGCCGCCAGGCCATAGCCGTGGACCACACCACCCGGGCTTTCCAGCCTTAACAACACTTCATCCTGGGCTGTGGCCACTGCCAGCACCGCTGAAATTTCTTCACGTAATAAAGTGACTTCATGGGCATCAATACTTCCTTTGAAGTCAATAACATACAAACAAGGCTTAACCGCAGCTACCGCGCCCGCTTTTGCCCGCTGCTTTTTAAGTTTTTGATCCGATTTTTGCTGCTTTTTAAACTCTTTACTCCAGGCTTTTTGCTCCGCATGACTCATGCGCGCCAAGCGCATTTCACGCTGCATTTCCTTATATTGCTCACCCAGGTCAACCAGATTGAGTTCTCCCCGTTGCCCTTGTTTCCTCATTCCTTGGCTGACAACCAACAATACTATCGCAGCAATCGCAACCACGATGGTCACCACTTTAGCGAGAAACAGTCCGTACAGAGAAAATAACTCCACAAATACCGCCTTTATTCATCTGCTATTAAAGAGATATATGCATTCTAGCGAACCCGCAGGCCGCCGTCTTGCGCAAATGAAGAATTGCATTGGTTTCGCTTAAATATAAGAATATAAGAGATATCGCGGCATATATGAGTAAAACTTCCGCCGCCAGTAAAAGGAATAATTATGCATTACCAACCCAAACATGACCTGCTCAATAATCGCACTATCTTAGTGACAGGTGCTGGTGATGGCATTGGTCGCGAAGCGGCGCTGACTTACGCACGTTTTGGTGCCCGTGTGATTCTGGTGGGTAGAACAGAAAGCAAATTAGTGGCCGTGCAGCAGCAGATTGGCGAAGCAGGAGGCCACCCGGCCTTGGTTCTGGTGTTAGACCTCCTGCACGCAACACCGCAAGATTGCCAACAATTGGCGCAAACTCTCAGCAGCCAAATATCTCATTTAGACGGCGTGCTGCACAATGCCGGCTTATTGGGTGAGATAGTCCCCATGAGCGCTCAAAATATCGCGGTCTGGCAAGATGTTATGCAAGTGAATGTCAATGCGACTTTCATGCTTACCCAAGCATTATTGCCATTGCTGCTAAAATCGCCCAGCGCCTCTTTGGTTTTCACCAGTTCCAGTGTTGGCCGTCAAGGGCGCGCTGAATGGGGCGCTTATGCCGTGTCAAAATTTGCCACCGAGGGCATGATGCAGGTGCTTGCTGAGGAATATAAGCAGAGTAACCTGAGGGTAAATTGTATTAATCCCGGTGGAACCCGTACTCAAATGCGCGCCAACGCTTTCCCTGACGAAAACGCGGATAAGTTAAAAACACCGGCAGATATTATGCCGCTGTATCTCTACCTGATGGGCGATGATAGCCGCAGAAAGACAGGAATGAGCTTCGATGCACAACCCGGCCGTAAAGCCGGCCCCGCAGAATAAAGGAAGGTTTTATGTCTGAAGAACGCCACCAACAGCGTCAACAAAAAATAAAAGAAAAGGTTGAATCACGGGTTGCCGCCGCACAAGAAATCCGCGGCATCTTGATTGTTTTTACCGGCAATGGCAAAGGCAAAACTACGGCGGCATTTGGCACAGTGACTCGCGCGGTGGGCCATGGTCTGAAAGCAGGTGTGATACAGTTTATTAAAGGTGAATGGCCGAACGGCGAGAAAAATCTGCTGCAACAACATGGTGTTGAATTTCAGGTCATGGCTACGGGTTTTACCTGGAATACACAAAATAGAGAAACCGATACTGCCGCCTGCCAGCAGGTATGGCAACACGCGCTGCGCATGTTAGCTGACCCGACGTTAGATTTAGTGGTGCTGGATGAACTGACTTATATGGTGGCTTATGATTATCTGTCGCTGGCTGAAGTGGTCAATGCGCTACAACAGCGCCCAGCCCATCAAACTGTCATTATAACTGGCCGTGGTTGTCATCGGGACTTGCTCGAAATGGCGGATACAGTGAGTGAATTGCGC contains:
- the topA gene encoding type I DNA topoisomerase, which codes for MGKALVIVESPAKAKTINKYLGNNYVVKSSVGHIRDLPTSGSASKKSANSTEDKAKKADKPKTKVKKDEKVALVNRMGVDPYHGWKAQYEILPGKEKVVAELKALAENADHIYLATDLDREGEAIAWHLREVIGGDDQRFSRVVFNEITQNAIQQAFNQPGELNINRVNAQQARRFMDRVVGYMVSPLLWKKIARGLSAGRVQSVAVRLVVERERDIKAFVPEEYWELHADLLAKGEVPIQMEVTHAHDKPFKPVNREQTHAALKLLENARYKVLDREDKPTSSKPGAPFITSTLQQAASTRLSFGVKKTMMMAQRLYEAGHITYMRTDSTNLSQDALTMVRGYIGDNFGDKYLPSAPNQYSSKENSQEAHEAIRPSDVNVLAEQLKDMEADAQKLYQLIWRQFVACQMTPAKYDSTTLTVQAGDFQLRAKGRTLRFDGWTKVMPALRKGDEDRTLPVIEVGSELDLQKLIPSQHFTKPPARYSEASLVKELEKRGIGRPSTYASIISTIQDRGYVRVENRRFYAEKMGEIVTDRLEENFRELMNYDFTARMESGLDQVANDQAEWKAVLDGFFAEFSEQLEKAEKDPEEGGMRPNQMVMTSIDCPTCGRPMGIRTASTGVFLGCSGYALPPKERCKTTINLVPETEILNILEGDDAETNALRARRRCQKCGTAMDSYLIDNQRKLHVCGNNPACDGYEIEEGEFRIKGYEGPIVECEKCGSEMHLKMGRFGKYMGCTNDECKNTRKILRSGEVAPPKEDPVPLPELPCEKSDAYFVLRDGAAGVFLAANTFPKSRETRAPLVEELVRFKDRLPEKLRYLADAPVTDKEGNKTMVRFSRKTKQQYVSSEKDGKATGWSAFYIDGKWVEAKK
- a CDS encoding YciN family protein, with product MIGNTTPIERNKLLAEANEIIRQHEDYLQGMKATEVEQKGPVLVFRGEFFLDDAGLPTAKTTAVFNMFKHLAHVLSAKYHLID
- the sohB gene encoding protease SohB; translated protein: MELFSLYGLFLAKVVTIVVAIAAIVLLVVSQGMRKQGQRGELNLVDLGEQYKEMQREMRLARMSHAEQKAWSKEFKKQQKSDQKLKKQRAKAGAVAAVKPCLYVIDFKGSIDAHEVTLLREEISAVLAVATAQDEVLLRLESPGGVVHGYGLAASQLERLRHKGIRLTVAVDKVAASGGYMMACVADRIISAPFAIIGSIGVVAQIPNFHRLLKKNDIDVELHTAGEFKRTLTLFGENTEQGREKFREDLNETHLLFKQFVQQQRPSLDIDAVATGEHWFGTQAKEKGLVDAIGTSDDLLIAEMDNHEVIGVRYTRRKRLMDRFTGSAAESVDRLLLRWWQRGEKPLL
- a CDS encoding YciK family oxidoreductase produces the protein MHYQPKHDLLNNRTILVTGAGDGIGREAALTYARFGARVILVGRTESKLVAVQQQIGEAGGHPALVLVLDLLHATPQDCQQLAQTLSSQISHLDGVLHNAGLLGEIVPMSAQNIAVWQDVMQVNVNATFMLTQALLPLLLKSPSASLVFTSSSVGRQGRAEWGAYAVSKFATEGMMQVLAEEYKQSNLRVNCINPGGTRTQMRANAFPDENADKLKTPADIMPLYLYLMGDDSRRKTGMSFDAQPGRKAGPAE
- the cobO gene encoding cob(I)yrinic acid a,c-diamide adenosyltransferase, which gives rise to MSEERHQQRQQKIKEKVESRVAAAQEIRGILIVFTGNGKGKTTAAFGTVTRAVGHGLKAGVIQFIKGEWPNGEKNLLQQHGVEFQVMATGFTWNTQNRETDTAACQQVWQHALRMLADPTLDLVVLDELTYMVAYDYLSLAEVVNALQQRPAHQTVIITGRGCHRDLLEMADTVSELRPVKHAFDAGVKAQQGIDW